CCCGGCCATCAACTCCCGCGCAGAGGACAAGGACACTCAGGAAGGGCAGGAGCGGCTTCATCCACAATCTCCTCTCCATACCTGCGAGGCGACGGGCGGGCGGACTTCCCGAGGGGTCAGACCTTCAGCTCTTCCTGCACCTCTGGCGGGGGCGTGGGAACGGCCAGACCCGAGAAGAGGGCCCCGGCCATCCGCCCCAGCAGGCGGGTCCAACCCGTCGTCCGGGGAGAGCCGTCGTCCGTGATGCGGCGCTCGGGCGTGGGCTGTGCGGGGTGGAACGGTTCGTGCTGGGGGGCGATCCGGGTCATGGTTCCTCCTGGGGGCTCAAGGTCTGAGGGCAGCGTAGGAGGGCCGCGCAACAACAGCGCAAGAGGAACCGCAAGACGGGGCGGGCGCGGTGTACCGTGGGCAGACATGTCGGCGCTGGAGCTTCGGGTGTTGGGACCGCCGGAGGTGCGGGTGGACGGGGAAGCTCGCCCCGTGCGGACCCGCAAGGCGCTCGCCCTGCTCGGCTACCTCGCGCTGGAGCCCGGCCCCCACGCCCGGGAGACGCTCGCCGCCCTGTTCTGGCCCGACTCCGCGCCGGAGGTCGCCCGCTCCTCGCTGCGCAATTCCCTGACGTACCTGCGTCAGGCGCTGGGGAACGCCTCTGGCCGCGTCGTCACGGACCGGGATACCGTTCGGCTGCGCCTCGACCCCGGCGATACCCTCGACCTTCAGGCGCTGGAACAGGGGCAACTCGCCGTGTTCCGGGGTGACGTTCTCCCGGGCCTGGGGCTGGAGGACGGGGAGGCGTTGGGCGCGTGGCTGGACACGCAGCGGGGACGGGTGCGCGCCCTGGCGGAGCGGGTCTATGCCGCGCACACCCGCGCCCTGGTGGACACGTCCCCCACCGAGGCGGCGGAGTTGGCCCGGCGCTGGCTGGCCCTGGACAACCTGAACGAGGAGGCATGGCGCCGCTTAATTCAGGCGCTGCTCGCCGCTGGGCAGCGGAGCGCGGCGCGGGAAGCCCTCGCGGCCTGCCACGCCGTGCTGCGGCAGGAACTCGGCGTCGCCCCCGCCCCGGAGACGCTGGCGCTCGCCGCGCATCTGGAGGGGAGGCCGGAGCGGGAAAGGGAAGTTCAGCCCACGCCCTCCCTCCCGGGCTTCGTGGGCCGGGCGTCCGAACTGGGACGGCTCGGGGCCGTATTTCAGGCTGCCGGGCGCGGCGGCGTGCGGGGGGCCGTCCTGACGGGGGAGCCGGGCATCGGCAAGACCAGCCTCGCCGCCGCCTTTGCCCACGGGGCGACTGGGGCCGGGGCGCGGGTGCTGCGGGGCTGGGCCGCCGAGGCACAGACCGTCACGCTGGGCGTCTGGACCGACCTGCTGCGCTCGGCGCTGGACGGGGTGGACCCCCTCACCCTGCCGCTCCTGCCCGTGTGGAGAACGGAACTGGCGCGGCTGCTCCCGGAGTGGCGGACCGGGGAGGCTCCTCCCCCAGCGGGGCAGGCTGACCTGGCTCCCCTCCTCGAGGCGTTGACACAGGCCCTCGTGGCCCTGGCGGGCGGGTCGGTCCTGGTGCTGCTGCTCGACGACGCGCAGTGGATGGACGCCACCTCACGGGACGCCCTGCTGTACGTGGCCCGGCGGCTGGGGCAGGCCGGGACGCGGGCGATGCTGCTGCTCACGGCGCGGGCCGAGGCTCTTCAGCCCGGGGAGGAGCCCGCCGCCTGGATCGCCCGCCTGGGCCGGGACGTGCCCCTCGAACGCCTGGCCCTGGGGCCGCTCACCGAGGCCGAGACGCGGGCCTGGGTGGCGGAAGCGGCGCGGGGGCAGGACGCGCGCGATGTGGCGGGGTGGCTGCACGGGTACAGCGGGGGGCAGCCCCTGTACCTCACCGAGGCGTTCCGGGACCTGCTGGAGCGGGGGGCCATCGACACGTCGGGGAGCCGCTGGCAGGTGCGCCCGGACCGGGCGGTGACCCTGCCCCCCGGCGTGCGCGCGGTCATCGAGGAGCGCTCTTCCCGCCTGCCCCCGGCGGGGCTGGCCGCCGCCCAGGCCTGCGCCGTGCTGGGGGAAGGGGCGACCTTCGACCGGCTGCGGGGGGTGGCCGACCTCACCGCGGAGGACGCGCTCGGGGGGGTGGAGGCTCTCCTGGGCTCGGGGCTGCTGCACGAGGTGGCCGAGCCCGGGGACGTGACGTACCGCCTGTCCCACGACCGGGTGGGTGAGACGCTGCGGGAGAACCTGAGTCTCCTGCGGCGGCGTCTCCTCCACCGCCGGGCACTGGCGGCGTTCGGGGAGCAGGCCCCGCCCGCCGTGCTCGCCCGGCACGCCGTGGGCGCGGGGATGCTCCCCGAGGCCCGTCTGTACCTGCGCCGGAGTGCCGCCGAGGCCGACCGGCTGGGCTTTTTCCGGGCCTCCCGCGCGGCCCTGGAAGAGGCGCTGGCGCTGGGTCCTGCGGGCACCGAGCGGGCCGAGCTGCTGCTGCTGCACGCCGAGGCCTGCGAGCGCCTGGGCGACGCGGGGGGTCAGCTTCAGGCGGGCCGGGAGGCGTTGAGTCTGGCGCGCGAGCTGGACGCCCCTCACCTCGTGGTGCAGGCCCTCAACCGCCTCGCCTGGGTCCAGCAGGAGGAGATCAGCGTGGCCCGGCCCCTGAGCGAGGAGGCGCTCGCCGTCGCGCGCAGGCTGGGCGACCCCTTCCTGCTCGTGAGCAGCTTGCAGGGCGTGGCGCGCAGCTACCGCGGGGAGGACCCCCACCTGGCCCTGCGGCTCCAGCGCGAGGCGATGGACCTGCTGCACGCCGCCGGGGACGCGAAGCGGCTGGGGCACGGGCACATGAACATGGCGTACACGGAGGAGGCTCTGGGCAATCACGCCGCGGCCCCGGCCCACCTGCGCCTCGCCGTGGCGGCCTTCCGAGCGGCGCGGCACGACGCCCTGGTGGCCATGTCACTCGCCGATCTGGGCGTGCGCCTGATCTCCCTGGGGGAGGCGGCAGAGGCGGGGGCGGTGCTCTCCGAGGCCGTGGAGCTGCGCGAACGGGCCCGCCCCCGCGCCCCGGCCATACGTGCGGCGTGGGCCTGTGCCCTGGCCCTCACGGGGGACGAGCTGACCGGCTGGGAGGTGCTGCGGCGCGGGCTGGAAGAGGAGGCGAACGCCCCCGCCTGGGTCCTCACGCTCGTCTGGGCCGCCCGCTTTCTTGCCGCGTGTGGCCGTCTTCCCGAGGCCCTCACCCTGGTGGGCACGGCGCGGAACGCGGCGCCCCGAACCCAGGCCGACTCTGTCAGGGAGCACACCGCGCCCGTACTCGACCTCGCGCGTTCGGAGTTGGAGGAGGCCGGAGCAGAATCAGCCCTCGCCCGCGGCGCGGCCCTCACGCTGGGGGAGGGCGTGGCGTTCCTGCGCGGGCAGGCGCCCAGGTAGGAAGGCGCCGCGGCCCGCGCGGGCGCTTCCAGGAGCGCATGCTGGGGACAGCCGCGGTGGCCCGGGAAGAGCCCCGAACGCAGGAGGACGCCGCGCCCCCACGGCCAGCGGCCAGGAGGTCACCCACCATGCCGGAACCTCACTTTCAGCCGTCAGAGGGCGACGTGGCCGCACTCCGCACCCTGATCCTGGGCTTTCGCGTGACCCAACTGCTGCATGTGGCCGCCAAGCTCGGGGTCATGGCCGCCCTGGGGGATGGGCCGCTGCCCCCCGGTGCCCTGGCCGCGCGGGTTCACGCCCACCCCGGGGCCATCGCCCGCGTCCTGCGCGCCCTGACAAGCCTGGGCCTTCTGCGCTCCACCCCGGAGGGGGCCTACGAACTCACGCCCCGCGGGCACCTCCTGCGCCCGGGGGTGCCCGGCTCCCTGCACGGGTTCGCCCGGCTCTACGGGGAGGAGTGGCTGTGGCACGCCTACGGGAGGATGGATCACAGCGTCCGCACCGGCACACCCGCCTTCGATGTGGTCCACGGCTGTTCCCTGTACGCCTACCTGGAGCGCGAGGAGGACGCCCGCACGGTCTTTCAGGACGCCATGACCAGCTTCTCGGCCCGGGAGGGCACGGCCATCCTGGAGGCCTACGACTTCACGGGGATCCGCGTGGTCGCGGATGTGGGGGGCGGGCATGGCGCCTTGCTGGCCGCGTTGCTGGGGGCGTACCCGGGGATGACGGGCGTGCTGCTCGAGGCCGAGCACGTCGTACACGAGGCCGTGCCCCTGCTGGAGGCGAGCGGCGTGGCCGGGCGCTGCACCCTGCTCCCGGGCGACTTCTTCGTCTCCGTCCCGGCGGGGGCCGACGCCTACGTCCTCAAGAGTGTGCTCCACAACTGGAAGGATGCGCGGGCCCTGGAGATCCTGGGGCGTTGCCGCGCGGCCATGGCCGACCACACGCGGCTCCTGGTGATCGAGCGGGTTGTGCCGACCGGCGACGGGGCGACTGGCAGCGAGGCGATGGGGGCGGCACTGTTCGACCTGGGCATGCTGGTGGTGCAGGGCGGCCTGGAGCGGACGGAGGCGGAGTACCGCGCCCTGCTGGAACGGGCGGGATTCGCGCTGAGGACGGTCCTCCCGACCCGCTCGCCCCTCACCCTGCTGGAAGCCGTCCCGCAGAGTGGACCCTCCACCTGAGCAGGCGGCGAGGATCAGCCGGGGGGCGGCGGTGCCCACAGGGTCCGCCGGGAAGGGCCGGTCGCCTCCCGGGCTCCCCTCCCCGACCCCGCTGGATACCCCCACACCCACCCTTCCTCAAGCCTCGCTAAGCGCTGTCCTCAGGGCGCGGGCGGGGCTTTCGTAGCATTCTGGGCCGATGCCCGCGAGTCCCCGACGCCCCGCCCCCTCTTCCGTGTGGACTCGCCTGGGCTGGCATCTTCGCACCCTGCTCGTGGTCGCCGGTCTGGTCTCGCTGGCCCGGCTGTGCGGGCAGGCCCTGGGGGCCGACTTCAGCGCCCAGTTCCCCTATCTCCCGTTCTTCTCCTTCATTGCCCTGTGCGCGTACCTGCGCCGGGGGTGGGGCGGCCTGTACGCCACCGCCCTGAGCGCCCTGCTGATCCGCGTGGCCGACACGTCTTCCCCGGTCCCCGTGCTGTCCCTGACGGTCTTCGCGCTTCAGGGGCTGGTGATCACCGGCGTCATCGCCTCCCTGCACCTTCTCAACCGTCGCCTGGGGCAGAGTCTGGCCGAGCTGCGACAGGTCAACGCGGAGCTGGCCGAGGTTCAGGCGGAACTCAACGTCGCGGCGTTCAGCGACACGCTCACCCATCTGGGCAACCGCCGCGCCTTCGAGGGCGACCTGGAAAGCTGCTACGCCGCCGTGCAGGCGGGGAACTTCGGGTTCTGCCTGGCCCTGCTGGACCTGGACGGGCTGAAACAGGTCAACGACACCCAGGGCCACCTGCGGGGCGACGCGCTGCTGCGGGCCTTTGCCTCCTCCCTGCAAAGCGCCCTCCCGTCCCAGGTGCGCCTCTACCGCTTCGGCGGCGACGAGTTCGCCGTGATCTGGCCCGAGCTGCCCGCCAGCGAGGTTCACCGGATCGTGCAGGCCGTGCGCAACGCCGAGCATTTCACCCGGGACCTGGGATTTCCCCTGGTCGGCGCGAGCCTGGGCGTCGTCTGCGTGCCCGACGAGACCCGGACGGTCCTGGAAGCCCTGGAACTCGGGGACCGCCGCCTGTACGAGCAGAAGAATCTGCGCGGGCGAAGCCGGGTGGCCTGACGCGCCCCCAGCCGCCCATCACGGCGGGACCGGGAGGGCGCCCACCGGGAACCGGCACCCGTGGTGGTTGAGGAACTCGCGGCCAAGAAAAAGGCACCCCGGGTGGGGTGCGCGGGTCTGCTCGGTGCGGGCTTACTCGGCGGCGGCCGTGTCCTCGGTGATGCCCAGGGAGGACTTGAGGGTGCTGGCCACCTTGAAGGCGACCTTCTTGCCCGCCGGAATCTGGATGCGCTCGCTGGTGCCGGGGCGCACGCCGGTGCGGGCAGCCGTGTTCTTCACGCTGAGGGTCCCCAGGCCGGGCAGGCCCACGCTCTGGCCGCTCCTGATCGCGTCCACCACGACGCCCAGCATGGCGCTGACGGCCTCCTCGCTCTGCTTCTTGGTCAGGCCGGTCTTGTCCGCGACCCGCTCCACGAGCTGGGTCTTGGCGACCTTGCCGCTGCCCTCATTGCCGGAAGCGCGGCTGGTCTTGGCCTCCTCCTGGGCGGGGGCGGCCTTGGCGGAGGACTTCTTGGCGGGCGCCTTCGTTGATTTCTTCGTCATGGTGAGCAGCATGACATACGTTCACCCGCTCGTGAAGGGGGGCGAGGGCCAACGGACCCCCACCAGCACGCACTCTGGGCAACGACTGTTGACTTTTTCCGCTCCAGAACGTGATTTGCTCAAACGTTCATCAAGTTACTTTACCTACGGAGAGCGTGCCTGAGCGGGCCGAACAGGTCCTCGGGGAGCAGGCCCCAGCCCCACACCCGGGCGTTGAGGGAGATCAGCTTCCCCGACAAGAGGGGAACTGCCGCAGGCCAAAGGCACTACTCCTGACCTGGGCGAGACCGCCAGCCCATGAGAGGGGGCGGCGAGCCACTGGATTCGGCAGCGCGGGTGATGGTGCTGGGGCGGGATCAGGAGTTCACCGGCGGCGCCGCCGATTCGGGGGCGGTCAATTGCCGCATCAGGCTGGCCGTGTCCATGAGGTGCCACAGGTCGGTGTTCTTGCCGTCCTGCCAGCGCAGGAAGTGCATGTGGCGCATTTTGATCCTCCTGCCGGTGGGCGGCAGGTTCCGGAAAGGTCCAATGTCATACACGCCGAGGTGGGTGCCGGTCATGGTGGAGTGGAAGGCGACGATGTCGCCCTCTGCAAGCACGTGATGCACCTCGAAATGCAGGTCGGGAAAGGCCCGGCGCATCATGGGGACGACTTCCTTGAGGTGGCTCAGCATGTCGGTGCCGGGAGCCTCCTGATGGTCGACCCCCCGCGCGGGCATCACCTCGTCGAAGACGGAGACGTCACCCTGGTTAAAGGCGCGTTCAAGGGTCTGCAACGCCAGCTTCCGGTTAAGCTCTGCCGACATACCTTCCCTCCATTCGATGTAGTGAAACTACATCCAACACTGTTATACTCTTGTGCATGAGCAGCGTCAAGGCCGAACCCCAGCTCACCCACCGCCAGCGCCAGGCACTCGCCACCCAGGGGCTCATCGTCGATGCGGCCCGCGCCCTGTTTCTGCAACGTGGTTATGCGGCCACCACCATCGACGACATCGCGCGTGGGGCCGGAGTGGCGGTCAGCACGGTCTACAGCGTCTTCGGAAACAAGCGGGGCATCTTCCGCGCCATCCGGGAAGCGTGGCACCAGACCTCACGGCAACGCGACCTGACGCAGGAAGCGCTGATGCAGGAGGAGCCCGCGCGGCGCCTGGAACTCATGGCCCACCTCACCCGGCGGCAGTGGGAAACGGGGGCCGAGATGGTGCAGATCTACCAGAGCGCTGCCAAAAGCGACCCCGAGGCAAACGCCGAACTGCAACGGGCCCTCGCGGGACGCCGTTCGGGCCAGCGGCACTTCATCGAGAAAAGTGCCCACATGCTTCGCCCGGGGCTGGGCGTGGAGCGCGCCTCGGCGGTATTGCAGGCCCTGACGCTCTTCGAGGTGTACCGGGAACTCGTCGGTGAGGCGGGCTGGACCCCTGACGAGTACGAGGTCTGGCTGGCACGTACCCTCCAGCAGCAACTGCTTCCCCAGCCCTCTGACGCAGCCGCCGCACGCCCAGGTCGGGGGCGAACTCGGACTCCGCCCTCTCGTTGATGCCCGCATGGCAAAGATCGGCGGGGGTCCCGGCGGGCAGCACCGGGGTTTGCTCGTCACGTGACGAGCAGGCGGAGATCCCTGGCAGGGTTCCCCCGAGGTCGCTCTCCGTAAGGAGCCTCCCAGAACGTTACGGTGAGGTGAATAGGGACGGGGGCGGCGTGAGCGCCCTCGCCACCCGGAGGGCTCTACGAAGCACCCCTCACAGCAGGAGTAAGACAGGGATGCCCTTAACACCAAGGGAGAACTTTCACAAGTAGGCTTCGTCCTACCTGGACTCACAAGATCAACCCTACACTGCTCCCCGCACTAGCTCTGCCGCCAGTGCAGACGCCTGGAAAGACGCTGCGAGCGTGTTAGCGTCCGGGGATGGCGGCTTCGCGGACCACGTCTACCGACCTTTATTTCGATTTTCTGTGCCCTTTCGCGTGGCGCGGGGTGGAACTCGCCCACGTGCTGCGGCGGGAGCAGGGGCTTTCCTTCCACCTGCGGCACTTCTCGCTCGTGCAGGGCAACCACCCCACGAACCCGGATCGCCGGGCCCCGACGCGGTGGTCGCATGAGCAGGGGGCCGGGGAGGGCAGCCCGTCCCAGCAGGCCAGCCTGCGCGCCTTCCTCGCCGCTCAGGCGGCGGCGCGCCAGGGGGAGGAGACCGCCTGGGCCTTCACACCGGTCCTCCTGCGGGCGAGACACGAGCGCGGGGGGGAACTGGACGGGGAGACTATTCGCGCTTCGGGTGGGGAGGCCGGGCTGGACCTGACCCGCTTCGAGGCGGACCTCGCCGACGACGCGGCGCTGAGGACGGCCCTCGCCGACGACCTGCGTGAGGCGGCGGCCCTGAAGGTGTTCGGCACCCCCACCTTCGTGTTGCCGCATGGCCGCGCGGCCTACCTGCGCTTCTCGCGGCTGATCCGGGAGGGCGCCGAGGCCCAGGCCCTCTGGGGGGTGTACGGCGAGGTGCTGCACTCAGGGGCGGGCATCGAGACGATCAAGCGGCCCCGCTGAGCCGTCCCTCACTTCGCGGCGGGGACCAGGCTCAGGCGGGCGCGCAGGTCGCGGATCATCGCGGTCCTCTGCCCGCTCGTCACGGCGCGCAGCACCCAGGCCTTCACGTCGAGGGGGTCTTCCAGGCCCTCGTCCAGGGCCAGCCTCAGGGTGTCGAGTTCCGGCAGCTTCAGGTCGTTGCGCAGCAGGAACGTCAGCGTCCGCATGACCTCCTC
The Deinococcus aerius DNA segment above includes these coding regions:
- a CDS encoding GGDEF domain-containing protein — translated: MPASPRRPAPSSVWTRLGWHLRTLLVVAGLVSLARLCGQALGADFSAQFPYLPFFSFIALCAYLRRGWGGLYATALSALLIRVADTSSPVPVLSLTVFALQGLVITGVIASLHLLNRRLGQSLAELRQVNAELAEVQAELNVAAFSDTLTHLGNRRAFEGDLESCYAAVQAGNFGFCLALLDLDGLKQVNDTQGHLRGDALLRAFASSLQSALPSQVRLYRFGGDEFAVIWPELPASEVHRIVQAVRNAEHFTRDLGFPLVGASLGVVCVPDETRTVLEALELGDRRLYEQKNLRGRSRVA
- a CDS encoding ester cyclase gives rise to the protein MSAELNRKLALQTLERAFNQGDVSVFDEVMPARGVDHQEAPGTDMLSHLKEVVPMMRRAFPDLHFEVHHVLAEGDIVAFHSTMTGTHLGVYDIGPFRNLPPTGRRIKMRHMHFLRWQDGKNTDLWHLMDTASLMRQLTAPESAAPPVNS
- a CDS encoding ATP-binding protein, whose amino-acid sequence is MSALELRVLGPPEVRVDGEARPVRTRKALALLGYLALEPGPHARETLAALFWPDSAPEVARSSLRNSLTYLRQALGNASGRVVTDRDTVRLRLDPGDTLDLQALEQGQLAVFRGDVLPGLGLEDGEALGAWLDTQRGRVRALAERVYAAHTRALVDTSPTEAAELARRWLALDNLNEEAWRRLIQALLAAGQRSAAREALAACHAVLRQELGVAPAPETLALAAHLEGRPEREREVQPTPSLPGFVGRASELGRLGAVFQAAGRGGVRGAVLTGEPGIGKTSLAAAFAHGATGAGARVLRGWAAEAQTVTLGVWTDLLRSALDGVDPLTLPLLPVWRTELARLLPEWRTGEAPPPAGQADLAPLLEALTQALVALAGGSVLVLLLDDAQWMDATSRDALLYVARRLGQAGTRAMLLLTARAEALQPGEEPAAWIARLGRDVPLERLALGPLTEAETRAWVAEAARGQDARDVAGWLHGYSGGQPLYLTEAFRDLLERGAIDTSGSRWQVRPDRAVTLPPGVRAVIEERSSRLPPAGLAAAQACAVLGEGATFDRLRGVADLTAEDALGGVEALLGSGLLHEVAEPGDVTYRLSHDRVGETLRENLSLLRRRLLHRRALAAFGEQAPPAVLARHAVGAGMLPEARLYLRRSAAEADRLGFFRASRAALEEALALGPAGTERAELLLLHAEACERLGDAGGQLQAGREALSLARELDAPHLVVQALNRLAWVQQEEISVARPLSEEALAVARRLGDPFLLVSSLQGVARSYRGEDPHLALRLQREAMDLLHAAGDAKRLGHGHMNMAYTEEALGNHAAAPAHLRLAVAAFRAARHDALVAMSLADLGVRLISLGEAAEAGAVLSEAVELRERARPRAPAIRAAWACALALTGDELTGWEVLRRGLEEEANAPAWVLTLVWAARFLAACGRLPEALTLVGTARNAAPRTQADSVREHTAPVLDLARSELEEAGAESALARGAALTLGEGVAFLRGQAPR
- a CDS encoding TetR/AcrR family transcriptional regulator; this translates as MSSVKAEPQLTHRQRQALATQGLIVDAARALFLQRGYAATTIDDIARGAGVAVSTVYSVFGNKRGIFRAIREAWHQTSRQRDLTQEALMQEEPARRLELMAHLTRRQWETGAEMVQIYQSAAKSDPEANAELQRALAGRRSGQRHFIEKSAHMLRPGLGVERASAVLQALTLFEVYRELVGEAGWTPDEYEVWLARTLQQQLLPQPSDAAAARPGRGRTRTPPSR
- a CDS encoding DsbA family protein — translated: MAASRTTSTDLYFDFLCPFAWRGVELAHVLRREQGLSFHLRHFSLVQGNHPTNPDRRAPTRWSHEQGAGEGSPSQQASLRAFLAAQAAARQGEETAWAFTPVLLRARHERGGELDGETIRASGGEAGLDLTRFEADLADDAALRTALADDLREAAALKVFGTPTFVLPHGRAAYLRFSRLIREGAEAQALWGVYGEVLHSGAGIETIKRPR
- a CDS encoding methyltransferase is translated as MPEPHFQPSEGDVAALRTLILGFRVTQLLHVAAKLGVMAALGDGPLPPGALAARVHAHPGAIARVLRALTSLGLLRSTPEGAYELTPRGHLLRPGVPGSLHGFARLYGEEWLWHAYGRMDHSVRTGTPAFDVVHGCSLYAYLEREEDARTVFQDAMTSFSAREGTAILEAYDFTGIRVVADVGGGHGALLAALLGAYPGMTGVLLEAEHVVHEAVPLLEASGVAGRCTLLPGDFFVSVPAGADAYVLKSVLHNWKDARALEILGRCRAAMADHTRLLVIERVVPTGDGATGSEAMGAALFDLGMLVVQGGLERTEAEYRALLERAGFALRTVLPTRSPLTLLEAVPQSGPST
- a CDS encoding HU family DNA-binding protein, which codes for MLLTMTKKSTKAPAKKSSAKAAPAQEEAKTSRASGNEGSGKVAKTQLVERVADKTGLTKKQSEEAVSAMLGVVVDAIRSGQSVGLPGLGTLSVKNTAARTGVRPGTSERIQIPAGKKVAFKVASTLKSSLGITEDTAAAE